The Virgibacillus sp. MSP4-1 genome has a segment encoding these proteins:
- the aceA gene encoding isocitrate lyase — protein MDNRVKALQKSWEQDSRWKGVERPYSAEEVINLRGSIDIEHTLAKKGAEKLWNYLNTEDYINALGALTGNQAVQQVKAGLKAIYLSGWQVAADANLSGHMYPDQSLYPANSVPHVVKRINQALQRADQVHYIENDHSIDWFQPIVADAEAGFGGQLNVFELMKGMIESGASGVHFEDQLSSEKKCGHLGGKVLLPTQTAVRNLISARLAADVMGTPTIVIARTDANAADMVTSDVDPYDHEFITGERTSEGFYRTKAGIDQAIARGLAYAPYADLIWCETSEPNLEEAQKFADAIHEKYPNKLLAYNCSPSFNWKKKLNEETIASFQKELAKMGYKFQFVTLAGFHALNHSMFELAKGYKERGMEAYSELQQAEFASEKDGYTATRHQREVGTGYFDQVSTIVSGGESSTTALKGSTEEEQFTVKS, from the coding sequence ATGGATAATCGAGTAAAAGCATTGCAGAAAAGCTGGGAGCAGGACAGTCGTTGGAAGGGTGTAGAACGTCCGTATTCAGCTGAAGAAGTGATTAATCTAAGGGGCTCTATTGATATTGAGCACACATTGGCGAAAAAGGGTGCCGAGAAGCTTTGGAATTATTTAAATACTGAGGATTATATTAATGCTCTTGGTGCTTTGACAGGAAACCAGGCTGTTCAGCAGGTCAAAGCAGGACTGAAGGCTATTTATCTGAGTGGATGGCAGGTTGCCGCAGATGCGAATCTATCCGGTCATATGTATCCCGATCAAAGCCTTTATCCGGCAAATAGTGTTCCGCACGTTGTAAAAAGGATTAATCAGGCACTGCAGCGGGCTGATCAGGTTCACTATATTGAAAATGACCATTCCATCGATTGGTTTCAACCAATTGTAGCAGATGCTGAAGCAGGATTCGGGGGTCAGTTGAATGTGTTCGAATTAATGAAAGGCATGATTGAATCTGGTGCGTCAGGAGTTCACTTTGAAGATCAGTTGTCCTCTGAGAAAAAATGTGGTCACCTGGGCGGAAAGGTGCTGCTTCCTACACAAACAGCGGTAAGGAACCTGATTTCTGCTCGACTGGCAGCAGATGTAATGGGCACACCAACAATCGTTATTGCCCGTACCGATGCTAACGCTGCGGATATGGTAACGAGTGATGTCGATCCGTATGATCATGAATTTATTACTGGTGAACGTACTTCAGAAGGTTTCTACCGTACGAAGGCTGGTATTGATCAGGCGATTGCAAGAGGGCTGGCTTATGCTCCATATGCAGATCTGATCTGGTGTGAAACGTCTGAGCCAAACTTGGAAGAAGCGCAAAAGTTTGCAGACGCTATTCATGAAAAATATCCAAACAAGTTGCTCGCTTATAACTGCTCCCCATCGTTTAACTGGAAGAAAAAGCTTAATGAGGAAACCATTGCAAGCTTCCAGAAAGAGCTGGCAAAAATGGGCTATAAGTTCCAGTTCGTAACATTGGCTGGCTTCCATGCCTTGAACCACAGCATGTTCGAGCTGGCTAAAGGCTATAAAGAGCGTGGAATGGAGGCTTACTCTGAGCTGCAACAGGCCGAATTTGCCAGTGAAAAAGATGGCTACACAGCAACAAGACACCAGAGGGAAGTCGGAACTGGTTACTTTGATCAGGTATCTACCATTGTTTCTGGAGGCGAATCTTCCACAACCGCACTTAAAGGTTCCACAGAAGAAGAGCAATTTACTGTTAAATCTTAA
- the gatC gene encoding Asp-tRNA(Asn)/Glu-tRNA(Gln) amidotransferase subunit GatC, whose product MAEISKDQVKHVANLARLAITEEEAEKLTDELGSIIKFAEQLNELDTENVEPTTHVLDLKNVMRKDEPKQWLTQEEALKNAPDKKDGQFRVPSILE is encoded by the coding sequence ATGGCTGAGATTTCTAAAGATCAGGTAAAACACGTTGCAAACCTTGCGCGTCTTGCGATCACGGAAGAAGAAGCGGAAAAATTAACGGATGAGCTTGGATCGATTATTAAATTTGCTGAGCAATTGAATGAGCTGGATACGGAAAATGTAGAACCGACTACGCACGTATTGGACTTGAAAAATGTGATGCGTAAAGATGAACCGAAGCAATGGCTTACACAGGAAGAAGCACTGAAAAACGCGCCAGACAAGAAAGATGGGCAATTCCGTGTTCCATCTATTTTAGAGTAA
- the gatA gene encoding Asp-tRNA(Asn)/Glu-tRNA(Gln) amidotransferase subunit GatA yields the protein MSLFDFSIKELQEKIHNNEIKVQDLVDEAYQRISDVDDEVKAFLTLNEEEARQQAKELDESDATAEEKLFGLPAGVKDNIVTKGLRTTCGSQFLDNFNDPLYNATVVDKLNQAKSVTIGKLNMDEFAMGSSNENSSYFTTRNPWNTDYVPGGSSGGSAAAVASGEVLYALGSDTGGSIRQPAAFCGVVGLKPTYGRVSRFGLVAFASSLDQIGPVTRTVEDNARVLEVISGHDKMDSTSANVDVPNYSEALTGDVKGLKIAVPKEYLGEGVNKEVRDSILEALKKYEELGAEWEEVSLPHSKYAVATYYLIASSEASANLARFDGVRYGVRADNAKSMMDMFKESRSQGFGEEVKRRIMLGTFALSSGYYDAYYKKAQQVRTLIKQDFDKVLEEYDVIMGPTTPTPAFKIGEQIEDPLTMYANDILTIPVNLAGVPGISIPCGFSPEGLPIGLQIIGKHFDESTVYRAAHAFEQATDYHKQKPALGGVQS from the coding sequence ATGTCACTATTTGATTTTTCCATTAAAGAACTTCAGGAAAAAATACATAATAATGAAATTAAGGTTCAGGATTTAGTGGACGAGGCTTATCAACGAATTTCCGATGTGGATGACGAGGTGAAAGCCTTTTTGACCCTGAATGAGGAAGAGGCACGTCAACAGGCTAAAGAGCTTGATGAAAGTGATGCGACAGCTGAAGAAAAGCTGTTCGGACTTCCGGCGGGCGTCAAGGATAATATCGTTACGAAAGGGCTTCGCACCACATGTGGAAGTCAGTTTTTAGATAACTTTAATGATCCTTTATATAATGCCACCGTGGTGGACAAGCTGAATCAGGCAAAGTCGGTTACGATTGGAAAGCTGAATATGGATGAATTTGCGATGGGGTCATCCAATGAGAACTCCAGCTATTTTACAACTCGTAATCCATGGAATACCGATTATGTTCCGGGTGGATCCAGCGGGGGCTCTGCAGCTGCTGTGGCATCCGGCGAGGTCCTTTATGCATTGGGGTCTGACACAGGCGGATCGATTCGCCAGCCAGCAGCCTTCTGCGGTGTTGTTGGATTAAAACCTACATATGGAAGAGTTTCCCGTTTTGGTCTGGTTGCATTTGCATCCTCCCTTGATCAAATTGGTCCTGTAACAAGAACGGTGGAGGACAATGCGCGGGTGCTTGAAGTGATTTCCGGACACGACAAAATGGATTCCACAAGTGCAAATGTGGACGTTCCCAACTACAGCGAAGCCTTAACAGGTGATGTGAAGGGCTTAAAGATTGCCGTGCCTAAGGAATATTTAGGAGAAGGGGTTAATAAGGAGGTTCGCGACTCCATTCTTGAAGCACTGAAAAAATATGAAGAATTAGGTGCAGAATGGGAGGAGGTTTCCCTTCCTCATTCCAAATATGCGGTGGCGACCTACTACCTGATCGCCTCCTCTGAAGCGTCAGCGAACCTGGCACGATTTGACGGGGTTCGTTATGGAGTTCGCGCCGACAATGCGAAGTCGATGATGGATATGTTTAAAGAGTCCCGCAGCCAGGGGTTTGGTGAAGAAGTGAAACGGCGGATTATGCTTGGAACCTTTGCCTTAAGTTCAGGCTACTATGATGCCTATTACAAAAAAGCACAGCAGGTTCGTACTTTAATTAAACAGGATTTTGATAAAGTTCTTGAAGAGTATGATGTTATCATGGGACCGACAACGCCTACACCTGCTTTTAAAATCGGGGAACAAATTGAAGATCCATTGACGATGTACGCGAATGATATTTTAACCATTCCTGTTAACCTTGCTGGCGTACCGGGGATTTCGATTCCTTGTGGCTTCTCACCAGAGGGACTGCCAATCGGTCTGCAAATTATCGGTAAGCATTTTGATGAGAGCACAGTTTATCGTGCAGCCCATGCATTTGAGCAGGCGACCGATTACCATAAGCAAAAGCCAGCATTGGGAGGTGTTCAGTCATGA
- the aceB gene encoding malate synthase A, translated as MTAKVAGIPRPREERRDETEILTAGALVFLQQLERKFGKRRKELLQYREERQKEFDAGKKPDFLSETKHIREGDWTIAPIPGEIQDRRVEITGPVDRKMVINALNSGANVYMACFEDATSPTWENVFQGQINLKDAVRRSLDMVTDNGQTYELNDQTAVLFVRPRGWHLDEKHLVVDGKPMSASLFDFGLYFYHNAEKLVEAGTRPYFYLPKMESHLEARLWNDVFTFAQNYFGLSQGTIKATVLIETILAAFEMDEILYELRDHSAGLNCGRWDYIFSYLKKLQGHEEVILPDRSLVTMTTPFMRAYSRLTIQTCHKRGAQAIGGMAAQIPVKDDEAANEDAFAKVKADKVREAKDGHDGTWVAHPGLVPVAKEVFDKEMPGASQVDIKKLEDLEVTAEDLLELPTGDITELGLRQNIRVGLLYIANWLQGRGAVPINQLMEDAATAEISRAQIWQWIRHPKGILSDGRKITVNLYQQFKQEEVDKIMSEIGEEVFEQGRFHEAVELFDELIEKDELEEFLTLPGYEIL; from the coding sequence TTGACAGCTAAGGTTGCAGGTATTCCGAGGCCAAGGGAAGAGAGGCGCGACGAGACGGAGATCCTGACAGCTGGGGCACTTGTCTTTTTGCAGCAGCTGGAAAGGAAATTCGGTAAGCGCAGAAAAGAACTGTTACAGTACAGAGAAGAACGACAAAAGGAATTCGATGCTGGAAAGAAACCTGACTTTTTATCTGAAACAAAACATATTCGGGAGGGTGACTGGACCATTGCCCCAATCCCCGGGGAAATCCAGGACAGGAGAGTGGAAATTACAGGGCCGGTGGATCGGAAAATGGTCATTAATGCTCTCAATTCAGGTGCAAACGTTTATATGGCCTGTTTTGAAGATGCCACTTCTCCTACCTGGGAAAATGTGTTTCAGGGTCAAATTAACCTGAAAGATGCTGTACGAAGATCGCTTGACATGGTCACAGATAACGGGCAGACGTATGAGTTGAATGATCAAACAGCTGTCTTATTTGTCAGACCCAGAGGATGGCATTTAGACGAAAAACATTTAGTGGTTGATGGAAAACCAATGAGTGCGAGCTTGTTTGATTTTGGACTGTATTTCTACCACAATGCGGAAAAGTTAGTGGAAGCGGGCACGAGGCCATACTTCTATCTGCCGAAAATGGAGAGCCACCTGGAAGCCCGCCTGTGGAATGATGTATTTACATTCGCCCAAAACTATTTCGGCCTTTCACAAGGTACAATCAAAGCAACGGTCTTAATAGAAACGATATTGGCCGCTTTTGAAATGGATGAAATTTTGTACGAATTAAGAGATCACTCTGCAGGCTTAAATTGTGGAAGATGGGATTACATCTTCAGCTATCTAAAAAAGCTTCAAGGCCATGAAGAGGTTATACTGCCGGACCGTTCGCTGGTAACGATGACCACTCCGTTCATGAGAGCTTATTCCCGGCTGACTATTCAAACGTGTCATAAGCGGGGAGCGCAGGCGATTGGAGGAATGGCTGCACAAATTCCAGTCAAGGATGATGAGGCTGCGAATGAAGATGCTTTTGCCAAAGTGAAAGCCGATAAAGTACGAGAAGCCAAAGATGGTCATGATGGAACATGGGTTGCTCATCCTGGATTGGTTCCTGTAGCAAAGGAAGTGTTTGATAAGGAGATGCCAGGTGCCAGCCAGGTTGACATAAAGAAATTGGAGGACTTGGAGGTGACTGCTGAAGATTTACTTGAACTTCCAACCGGTGATATCACAGAGCTTGGACTAAGACAGAACATTCGCGTTGGTCTTCTCTACATCGCGAACTGGTTACAAGGCAGAGGGGCTGTCCCTATCAATCAGTTAATGGAGGATGCGGCAACTGCAGAAATCTCACGAGCGCAAATCTGGCAGTGGATCCGTCATCCTAAGGGTATCCTTTCAGATGGAAGGAAGATAACCGTCAATCTCTATCAACAGTTCAAGCAGGAAGAGGTTGACAAAATTATGTCAGAGATAGGAGAAGAGGTGTTTGAACAGGGAAGATTTCATGAAGCTGTTGAGCTGTTTGACGAGTTAATTGAGAAAGATGAGTTGGAAGAATTTTTAACATTACCAGGCTATGAAATTTTATAA
- the putP gene encoding sodium/proline symporter PutP, whose amino-acid sequence MSTLITFIVYLAGMLLLGIVGYRLTSNLSDYFLGGRSLSPGVAALSAGASDMSGWLLLGLPGAIYLSGLGEAWLAIGLSVGAYLNWQFVAKRLRIYTEVSNNSITIPDFFENRFKDHSHILRFVSALVILFFFTIYTASGMTAGAKLFSSSFDLTYTQGLWIGAFVIIAYTFLGGFLAVSWTDFIQGILMFAALIILPIVAIQELGGWQQTLNKAGELSTQMGTNHLEMVSSVAMIGIISSLAWGLGYFGQPHILVRFMGLKSHRDVPKARFIGISWMVLGLFGSIFAGLAGFAYIGSMDASVLAGENVKLASVLEDGTAVNFPLLDDEESIFILLSQMLTNPIIAGILLAAILSAIMSTIDSQLLVSSSALAEDFYKGIFRKNATDKELVTIARLSIIIIAIIAIMIASNPDSSVLGLVSYAWAGFGAAFGPIILLSLFWKRVTAPGAIVGMITGAVTVVVWANLTGGMFELYEIVPGFFLNTMLTIGISLFTKTTPEMDKEFDEARSIARN is encoded by the coding sequence ATGAGTACGTTAATTACCTTTATTGTTTATCTGGCCGGGATGCTTTTACTCGGCATTGTCGGTTATCGACTGACAAGTAATCTGTCTGACTATTTTCTGGGTGGAAGAAGTTTAAGTCCGGGTGTTGCCGCTCTTAGTGCTGGTGCATCGGACATGAGCGGATGGCTGCTGTTAGGGCTGCCTGGGGCTATTTATCTATCAGGTTTAGGAGAAGCATGGCTGGCTATTGGTCTGTCCGTGGGTGCGTACCTTAATTGGCAGTTTGTTGCGAAACGTCTACGTATTTATACAGAGGTTTCCAACAATTCCATTACCATTCCGGATTTTTTTGAAAACCGCTTTAAAGACCACTCTCATATCCTCCGTTTTGTATCTGCACTGGTTATTCTATTTTTCTTTACGATTTATACAGCATCAGGAATGACAGCAGGAGCAAAATTATTCAGTTCGTCATTTGATTTAACGTATACGCAGGGTCTATGGATTGGTGCTTTTGTCATTATTGCTTACACATTTTTAGGTGGTTTTTTAGCTGTAAGCTGGACTGACTTTATTCAGGGAATTTTAATGTTTGCTGCATTAATTATTCTTCCTATTGTGGCTATTCAAGAACTTGGTGGATGGCAGCAGACTCTTAATAAGGCAGGAGAGCTTAGTACACAGATGGGCACCAATCATTTAGAGATGGTGTCAAGTGTTGCAATGATTGGAATTATTTCTTCACTGGCATGGGGGCTGGGTTATTTCGGACAGCCTCATATCCTTGTGCGATTTATGGGATTAAAATCTCATCGGGATGTACCTAAAGCACGGTTTATCGGAATCTCATGGATGGTCCTTGGACTCTTTGGTTCCATCTTTGCAGGTTTGGCCGGATTTGCTTATATAGGTTCCATGGATGCGAGTGTCCTGGCCGGGGAAAATGTAAAACTCGCCTCTGTATTAGAAGACGGAACTGCCGTTAACTTTCCCCTGTTAGATGATGAGGAATCCATCTTCATTTTACTATCACAAATGCTAACGAACCCCATTATTGCAGGAATCCTGCTGGCGGCTATTTTGTCTGCTATTATGAGTACAATCGATTCTCAGTTACTCGTGTCGTCATCTGCATTGGCAGAGGATTTCTACAAGGGAATTTTCCGTAAAAACGCAACAGACAAAGAACTGGTTACCATCGCCCGTCTGTCCATTATCATCATTGCTATTATTGCGATAATGATTGCAAGTAATCCTGACAGTTCAGTACTGGGACTTGTAAGCTATGCATGGGCCGGATTTGGTGCGGCATTTGGACCTATTATTCTGTTATCACTGTTCTGGAAACGGGTTACTGCTCCCGGGGCCATCGTCGGGATGATAACAGGTGCTGTTACAGTTGTCGTATGGGCTAATTTAACAGGTGGTATGTTCGAATTATACGAAATTGTTCCAGGCTTCTTCTTGAATACAATGCTAACAATCGGAATTAGTCTCTTTACAAAGACGACACCGGAGATGGACAAAGAATTTGATGAAGCACGTTCAATAGCCAGAAACTAA
- a CDS encoding aldehyde dehydrogenase family protein, which yields MLDIQELNKQYIAGTWRDGESARTLTDKNPYNGEVITEFKMATPDDIDEAYQAASKAMDEWNQINPYKQRDILERAVSYIEENEEDITSIIIDELGGTQLKAAFEIGLVKNMIKEAATFPLKKEGKILPSVEDGKENRLYRMPAGVVGVISPFNFPFFLSVKSIAPAIGAGNGVVLKAHEETPIVGGTLIAKIFEEAGIPKGLFNVVATDIREIGDSFVEHPVPRIISFTGSTTVGRHIAEVAVRNFKKPLLELGGNSAFIVLDDADIDYAVNAAAFSRFTHQGQICMSANRILVHQSVYDEFIEKYKNKIASLKTGDPRDPETVIGPVVNEGAANNLNDLIEKGIKEGATPLLRGNITGNMVEPTILTDVTPDMAVAREEMFGPVVSVMKFDTDEEAVQIANDTNFGLSGAVHTSDGERGVQLAKRVRTGMIHVNDISINDEPIVAFGGEKQSGLGRLNGEWSLEEFTTLKWISINYGQRQFPY from the coding sequence ATATTGGACATTCAGGAACTAAACAAACAATACATAGCCGGAACTTGGCGTGATGGAGAAAGCGCTCGTACATTAACTGATAAAAATCCATATAATGGTGAAGTGATTACAGAATTTAAAATGGCAACACCTGATGATATAGATGAGGCTTATCAGGCTGCAAGCAAAGCGATGGACGAATGGAATCAGATTAATCCTTATAAACAAAGGGACATTCTGGAAAGGGCCGTATCCTACATAGAAGAAAATGAAGAGGATATCACCAGCATCATTATTGATGAACTTGGAGGTACACAATTAAAGGCGGCGTTTGAAATTGGATTAGTAAAAAATATGATCAAGGAAGCAGCCACCTTCCCACTTAAAAAAGAAGGCAAAATTCTACCATCTGTTGAAGACGGAAAGGAAAACCGCTTGTACCGTATGCCGGCAGGGGTTGTTGGAGTGATCAGTCCATTTAACTTCCCTTTCTTCTTATCTGTTAAATCAATCGCACCTGCTATCGGAGCCGGGAATGGAGTTGTTCTTAAAGCACATGAAGAAACGCCAATAGTCGGAGGAACGTTAATTGCGAAAATCTTTGAAGAAGCAGGTATTCCTAAGGGACTATTCAACGTGGTAGCTACCGATATTCGTGAAATTGGAGATTCTTTTGTTGAGCATCCTGTTCCAAGAATCATCTCTTTTACAGGATCAACAACAGTAGGCAGACATATTGCAGAAGTAGCAGTAAGGAACTTTAAAAAGCCATTACTTGAGTTAGGTGGAAATAGTGCCTTTATCGTACTGGATGATGCTGATATCGATTATGCCGTTAACGCAGCTGCTTTCAGCCGATTTACCCATCAGGGTCAAATTTGCATGTCGGCGAACCGAATTCTCGTTCATCAGTCCGTCTATGACGAGTTTATTGAGAAATACAAGAATAAAATTGCTTCACTGAAAACTGGTGATCCACGTGATCCTGAAACGGTTATCGGTCCTGTAGTAAACGAAGGGGCTGCTAATAACCTTAACGATTTAATTGAAAAAGGAATTAAGGAGGGAGCCACACCATTGCTCAGAGGGAACATCACTGGCAACATGGTTGAACCAACCATTTTGACAGATGTTACTCCGGATATGGCTGTTGCACGGGAAGAAATGTTTGGACCAGTCGTAAGTGTGATGAAATTTGATACAGATGAAGAAGCCGTTCAAATAGCTAATGATACGAATTTTGGTCTCAGTGGTGCTGTTCATACGTCTGACGGAGAACGTGGAGTTCAACTGGCCAAGCGAGTGCGTACGGGTATGATTCACGTTAATGATATTTCCATTAACGATGAGCCGATTGTTGCGTTTGGAGGAGAGAAACAGTCCGGTCTGGGTCGCCTGAATGGAGAATGGAGTCTGGAAGAGTTCACGACTTTAAAATGGATATCCATTAACTATGGGCAGCGGCAATTTCCATACTAA
- a CDS encoding methyl-accepting chemotaxis protein, which translates to MTDIVEQIETDSDILNAFIKVAPYLNKLIQDDVTVGIYDTEKLIINIPGETFALNVNPGDPLAEGDIITNAIKENQPKAEIVPKELFGFPLIARAVPLHDEKGAVIGGVGMGTSLEKANKLYEVAESLSAVVEQSASSIQEVTSSINELAQHVTEVSSQVKKVSESTEEIGEVSTVVRGISDQSNLLGLNASIEAARAGESGRGFGVVAEEIRKLANNSKDNVKKIDEATQKIQNLIAEFDEAFAGIHKMTDAQAAAIQEISSTVQEISTNAQDLAKMAEDQLQADE; encoded by the coding sequence ATGACAGACATTGTTGAACAAATAGAAACAGATTCTGACATTCTAAATGCTTTTATAAAAGTGGCACCGTATCTGAATAAATTGATACAGGATGATGTCACAGTTGGAATTTATGATACAGAAAAACTAATTATTAACATTCCTGGAGAAACCTTTGCTCTTAATGTTAATCCTGGTGATCCTCTTGCTGAAGGTGACATTATTACGAATGCTATTAAGGAAAACCAGCCAAAAGCTGAAATTGTACCAAAGGAATTATTTGGTTTTCCTCTTATTGCACGTGCTGTTCCGTTACATGACGAGAAAGGAGCAGTCATTGGTGGAGTAGGTATGGGAACCAGTCTGGAGAAGGCTAACAAATTGTACGAAGTTGCAGAAAGCTTATCTGCAGTGGTTGAACAATCTGCTTCATCCATCCAGGAGGTAACCAGCTCTATTAATGAATTGGCCCAGCATGTTACAGAGGTTTCCTCACAAGTGAAAAAGGTAAGTGAGAGTACAGAAGAAATTGGTGAGGTTTCAACGGTTGTCAGGGGCATATCTGACCAGAGTAACCTGCTAGGATTAAATGCATCAATTGAAGCGGCACGTGCTGGTGAGAGTGGAAGAGGATTCGGTGTTGTTGCCGAGGAAATCCGTAAATTAGCCAATAATTCAAAGGATAATGTTAAAAAAATTGATGAAGCAACACAAAAGATACAAAATTTAATTGCTGAATTCGATGAAGCATTTGCAGGTATCCACAAAATGACAGATGCTCAGGCTGCTGCCATTCAGGAAATATCATCCACAGTCCAGGAAATTAGTACGAACGCCCAGGATTTAGCTAAAATGGCAGAAGACCAATTGCAGGCAGACGAATAA
- the pruA gene encoding L-glutamate gamma-semialdehyde dehydrogenase, whose amino-acid sequence MVVPYTHTPFMDFSNEVNRKQQEEAIKQVEAELGKEYPLIIGGERYYTDDKLVSRNPANKEEVVGKVSKANQELAEKAMQTADETFKTWRKTKPEMRADILFRAAAIIRRRRFEFNAWVIKEGAKPWKEADAGIAEGIDFLEYYGRQMLELKDGKPVNSRPIENNRFQYIPLGVGVVISPWNFLFAIMTGTTVSSMVTGNTVLLKPASSTPVIAYKFMEVMEEAGMPAGVINYIPGSGSEVGDYLVDHPRTRFVSFTGSREVGTRIYERASKVREGQIWLKRVVAEMGGKDTIVVDNESDLELAAESIVNSAFGFSGQKCSACSRVVAHEEVYDDLVTRVKELTEQNCTLDDPVRNTTYMGPVIDQAAFDKIMGYIDIGKEEGELVTGGEGDDSKGYFIKPTVFKDLSPNARIMQEEIFGPVVAFTKARDFDEAIDIANNTEYGLTGAVISNNRDHIEKAREDFHVGNLYFNRGCTAAIVGYHPFGGFNMSGTDSKAGGPGYLTNFMQGKSTSEML is encoded by the coding sequence ATGGTCGTACCGTACACTCACACACCTTTTATGGATTTTTCAAATGAGGTGAATCGTAAGCAGCAGGAAGAGGCTATTAAACAAGTAGAAGCAGAATTGGGTAAGGAATATCCGTTAATTATTGGTGGAGAACGCTATTATACAGATGATAAACTGGTTTCCCGAAATCCAGCAAATAAAGAAGAAGTGGTAGGTAAGGTTTCAAAGGCTAATCAGGAACTGGCTGAAAAAGCGATGCAAACCGCAGATGAAACCTTTAAAACCTGGAGAAAAACGAAGCCGGAGATGCGTGCAGACATTTTGTTCCGGGCAGCAGCCATTATTCGTCGTCGCAGATTTGAATTTAATGCCTGGGTGATTAAGGAAGGAGCAAAGCCCTGGAAAGAGGCGGATGCGGGTATTGCAGAAGGGATTGATTTCTTAGAATACTATGGACGCCAAATGCTTGAATTAAAGGATGGCAAACCGGTGAACAGTCGTCCGATAGAAAATAATCGTTTTCAGTATATTCCGCTTGGCGTTGGCGTAGTCATTTCCCCATGGAATTTCCTGTTCGCGATTATGACAGGCACAACCGTTTCTTCAATGGTTACAGGGAATACTGTGCTATTAAAGCCTGCCAGTTCAACCCCTGTTATTGCCTATAAGTTTATGGAGGTTATGGAAGAGGCGGGTATGCCGGCCGGAGTTATTAACTACATTCCTGGAAGCGGTTCCGAAGTTGGGGATTACCTGGTTGACCATCCTCGTACACGTTTTGTAAGCTTTACTGGATCCAGAGAGGTTGGAACGCGCATTTATGAACGCGCTTCCAAAGTTCGGGAAGGTCAAATATGGCTGAAGCGCGTGGTTGCAGAAATGGGCGGTAAGGACACGATCGTGGTAGATAACGAATCAGACCTTGAACTGGCTGCAGAATCTATTGTAAACAGTGCATTCGGCTTCTCCGGTCAGAAATGTTCCGCTTGTTCACGGGTAGTGGCTCATGAAGAAGTCTATGATGATCTCGTGACACGTGTGAAAGAATTAACCGAGCAAAACTGTACATTGGATGATCCTGTCAGAAACACTACCTACATGGGTCCGGTCATTGATCAGGCAGCATTTGACAAGATTATGGGTTATATTGATATTGGAAAAGAAGAAGGTGAATTAGTAACTGGCGGAGAAGGGGATGACTCCAAAGGGTACTTCATTAAGCCGACTGTCTTTAAAGATTTATCTCCAAACGCCCGCATTATGCAGGAGGAAATTTTCGGTCCTGTTGTTGCTTTCACAAAAGCCAGAGATTTTGATGAGGCCATCGATATTGCTAACAATACGGAATATGGCTTAACAGGTGCAGTTATTTCCAACAATCGTGACCATATCGAAAAGGCGAGAGAAGATTTCCATGTCGGGAACCTTTACTTTAACCGCGGCTGTACTGCAGCGATTGTTGGTTACCATCCATTTGGCGGATTTAACATGTCCGGTACAGACTCCAAAGCTGGGGGACCTGGCTATCTAACCAACTTTATGCAAGGGAAGTCTACATCTGAAATGCTATAA